The Mariprofundus sp. NF sequence GAGACAAGCGGTGGTAATATATTTCAAAATCCTCACGAAGAGATGATGCGATAAAAGAGAGCAACTGCTCACGCACAGCATGAATACGCCCCGGATCTGCCGGAGCACTCGCCTCAGCAATATCGGACTCTGAAGGCAGCATCAGCGCCTCCGCTTTCAGTGCTGCATCAAGCCCTGCATCTCTAAGCAGATGGCCAAAGGCTGTTGCAACAGACGCCTCTGGTTCGTGACCGGCGAGCATGGCCAACAGTGACTGCATCGCCAGCCTTTGCGCTGCAGCCCAGCGGTTAAAGGCATCGCTGTCATGGGCCATCAAAAAGGCATCATCCTCAGCCGAATAGGGGTAATCGAGTTCAACCGGTGCTGAAAAACCACGCAACAGTGACGGCAGTGGCCTCTTTGCCACATGAATGAAGGTGAAGGATTGGCTTTGTTCAGTTATCAAAAGCGCGCGGCTCTCCCCTTGCGGCTCGCTCTCACCCTCCAGTTGTAACGGTTGCGGCGATCCATCCGGCAGCAGCAGACCAAGTGTGAGTGGAATAAGCAACGGTTTTTTCTCTATCGCTTCCGGTGTTGCAGGAGAGGACTGAGCGCAGTGCATGGTGCAGCACTGCTCCTGTTCATTATATTCCATGCGTACTGAAAGCCGTGGCGTTCCGGCCTGATCATACCAGGTCTGCATTTGGGAAAGATCTCTGCCGTTGGCATCGCCCATAGCCGCAAGGAAATCCTCGGTGCTGACAGCCTGCCCGTCATGGCGTTTAAAATAGAGATCCATACCACGCCGGAACCCATCCACACCCAACAGACTCTGGTAGAGGCGCACCACCTCCGCCCCCTTCTCATAGACCGTCACCGTATAGAAATTATTAATTTCCATATAGGAAGCCGGACGAATCGGATGCGCCATCGGACTGGCATCCTCGGCAAACTGGTGGCTGCGCAGCAGGCGCACATCCTCGATGCGTTTCACCGCATGCGAGTGGTGATCGGCAGTGAACTCCTGATCACGGAATACCGTCAGCCCCTCTTTCAGACTGAGCTGAAACCAATCACGGCAGGTCACTCTGTTACCTGTCCAGTTATGAAAATATTCATGGCCGATCACCGCTTCAATGGCGATATAATCATCATCAGTTGCAGTTTCAGGCGTGGCAAAGACCAGTCGCGAATTGAAGATGTTTAACCCCTTGTTCTCCATCGCCCCCATATTGAAATCATCCACGGCAACGATCATGAACAGATCAAGATCGTACTCCAGACCAAAGCGCTGCTCATCCCATGTCATCGCCCGTTTCAGGGATGCCATAGCGTGGTCACAGTGGTCAACATGGTGAGCCTCTGTATAGATGCGTAAAGCCACATCACGCCCTGAAGCCGTCTGATAACAGTCCTGCACACAGGCCAGATCTCCCGCCACCAGAGCAAACAGGTAACAGGGTTTGGCAAATGGATCAGACCATTCAGCCCAGTGCAGACCACCCGCCAGTTCCCCTGCAGCTGTCGGATTACCATTGGAGAGCAGCACTGGATTTGTCTGCTTATCAGCCACAATGCGAACATCAAAGGGTGCCATTACATCGGGTCGATCCTGATAGAAGGTGATACGGCGAAAACCCTCTGCCTCACACTGGGTGCAGTAGTTGCCACCGGAGCGGTAGAGCCCTTCAAGAGCGCTGTTGGCCTCGGGATTTATGCGGGTGGTAATCTCCAGTTCAAAGATGTCGGGAAGATCACTCAACCGCAAACCCTGCTCACTGAGAAGATAAACCTCTGGCTCCAGTAGCAACCCATCCAGTCGAATCGTGATCAATTGCATGCCAAAACCATCGAGATCCAATGGCAAACAGGTGGCGGCTAAATTATTACGACGATATTTCACCCTGCTCACCACTTCAGTAGCAGAGGGATGCAGCGTAAAATCGAGCGCCACATGATCAACCAGAAATGGGGGTGCTTGATAATCTTTCAGATATACGGTTTGTGGCTGAGTCATGAATACCATCCCTGAATAAGTTCGGGGCAGACTAGAGGCTGTTCAGGCAAAACCCAAACGACATACGCTACTGTTTCAGTGGATTAACAAAAACGGGTGCCAAGAAGGCTTTAACTACAGTCTGACACCCAACATGAATAAAGATGCCTCGTCTTCAGAGAGTTCACTGGCTGCTGGAGCACACCAGATCACCCGGCCATACATCTGAATATGACTTCTACCATATTTAAAACCGAGACGAATTTTTTCGCCCTGCTCCAGAAATGTATCCACCATCAAACCTATACCATCGATGGAAACATCACGCACGCTTTTGACTCTCAGGTACTGACCGGAATTGGGATGGTAGAGCTCTCCCTTAGACAGTTCTCTGGCTGCAAAGCGCTCATCCTTTCGCTGTTCGGCTGACACAATCATCCTCCTGATTCATGAAACGACCTAATGTTGTATCTATTATAGAACAAAAAATGGAAAAATGTGCAAATTCATAAATCAGAATATCGAAAAACTTACTTATCCGGCAGTGATGGCATTGAACAGCGTCACATTCAGCGCTGATTGATCTTCCTGAAGATAGATGCCCACCCGAAAAGCAGCAGACTCATTATCACTCCCGGCTGCCGTGACCGAACTCCAGACCACCGTTCCATGAACCTCAATGGCCGTTGTTCCACGTTGATAACTCAAGCTAATTCGACAGCCATTATCGAGCCTTCTGTCGAGTTGCAGCCCAATACCAAAGGGCGAGATATCCTGCACCTTTAGAATATTTACGGGATGACCATTGCTATAGATGGATAGTTTAGACCCACTCGGAAACTCCAAGGCACGTCTACCATTACTTCGGCGTTCACTGCTCAATTCAAGCCTCCTTCACTTCACCA is a genomic window containing:
- a CDS encoding PilZ domain-containing protein, yielding MSSERRSNGRRALEFPSGSKLSIYSNGHPVNILKVQDISPFGIGLQLDRRLDNGCRISLSYQRGTTAIEVHGTVVWSSVTAAGSDNESAAFRVGIYLQEDQSALNVTLFNAITAG
- a CDS encoding PilZ domain-containing protein; this encodes MSAEQRKDERFAARELSKGELYHPNSGQYLRVKSVRDVSIDGIGLMVDTFLEQGEKIRLGFKYGRSHIQMYGRVIWCAPAASELSEDEASLFMLGVRL
- the pepN gene encoding aminopeptidase N — protein: MTQPQTVYLKDYQAPPFLVDHVALDFTLHPSATEVVSRVKYRRNNLAATCLPLDLDGFGMQLITIRLDGLLLEPEVYLLSEQGLRLSDLPDIFELEITTRINPEANSALEGLYRSGGNYCTQCEAEGFRRITFYQDRPDVMAPFDVRIVADKQTNPVLLSNGNPTAAGELAGGLHWAEWSDPFAKPCYLFALVAGDLACVQDCYQTASGRDVALRIYTEAHHVDHCDHAMASLKRAMTWDEQRFGLEYDLDLFMIVAVDDFNMGAMENKGLNIFNSRLVFATPETATDDDYIAIEAVIGHEYFHNWTGNRVTCRDWFQLSLKEGLTVFRDQEFTADHHSHAVKRIEDVRLLRSHQFAEDASPMAHPIRPASYMEINNFYTVTVYEKGAEVVRLYQSLLGVDGFRRGMDLYFKRHDGQAVSTEDFLAAMGDANGRDLSQMQTWYDQAGTPRLSVRMEYNEQEQCCTMHCAQSSPATPEAIEKKPLLIPLTLGLLLPDGSPQPLQLEGESEPQGESRALLITEQSQSFTFIHVAKRPLPSLLRGFSAPVELDYPYSAEDDAFLMAHDSDAFNRWAAAQRLAMQSLLAMLAGHEPEASVATAFGHLLRDAGLDAALKAEALMLPSESDIAEASAPADPGRIHAVREQLLSFIASSLREDFEIYYHRLSPASGLDDHAMQQRQLKNVCLSYLVSLKDKPSIAMAYEQFCQAENMTDQYAALALLAHCDCDERLQALASFEKQWSEDANVMDKWFALQASSSLPDSLAAVKLLMTHPKFDLRNPNKVRAVIGSFAMRNPVNFHALDGSGYSFVADQVLALDRLNPQIASRMVRALMNWKRLEPKRSELMRSQLQRIADADGISGDVYEIVSKSLC